The window TCGACTGGGAGGAGACCCCGCTCCACTGGATACCGGACGAGCCGACCGCGACCCACGTCATCAACGTGCTGCATCTGCTGCTGCCGGCGGGGAAGCGGTGGTTCGTCAAGGTCTTCAAGGAAGGCCTGCCGCTGGTCACCGACCCCGAACTCCTCAAGGACGTCAAGGGGTTCATGGGCCAGGAGGCGACGCACAGCGTGCAGCACTCGTACGTGCTGGACCACCTGGCGGCGCAGCGGCTGGACACGGACGCGTACACGAAGCACGTCGAGTTCCTCTTCCGGAGGATCCTGGGCGAGGCTCCGCCGCTGGGCGCCCTGATACCGGACCGGGAGTGGCTGCGCTTCCGGCTCTCGGTGATCGCGGCGATAGAGCAGTTCACCGCGGTGCTGGGCGACTGGGTGCTGGCCGCCCAGGGGCTGGACGACGCCGGGTCCGACGAGGTCATGCTCGACCTGCTGCGCTGGCACGGCGCCGAGGAGGTGGAGCATCGTGCGGTCGCCTTCGACATGTACCAGCACTGCGGCGGTGAGGGCCTGCCGCGGTACGCGCGCCGGGTGGCGGGCATGGCGGTCACAGCACCTGTGATGCTGTACATGTGGGCGTGGGGCGCGGCCTATCTGATACGCAACGACCCCCAGCTCGCGGGGCGGCTGCGTTATTCGCTCGGTGCGCACAACCGGGCGGTGCGCAAGGGGCTGCTGCCCACGTGGAAGGAGCTCGGCTCAGCCGTACCGCGCTATCTGCGGCGCTCGTACCATCCCTCGCAGGAGGGCTCGATGCGCCGCGCGGCCGAGTATCTGGCGCGGTCGCCCGCGGCTCGGGCGGCTGTGGGGGCGATCGGCAGGGCGGCGATCGCGTAGCGACGGGACTTCGGGACGACGGGGACCCGGGAGGGCAGGAACCGTGATCGACGAGTCGGCCGGCGTGGCGTACCGGATCGAGGACCTGGCGCACCACAGTGGCGCCACGGTCCGGACGATCCGCGCCTACCAGGACCGCGGGCTGCTCCCCCGCCCGGAGCGGCGCGGTCGCGCCAACGTCTATTCCACTGCGCACCTTGCCCGGCTTCGGCAGATCGCGGACCTGCTGGACCGCGGTTACACCCTGGCCTCCATCAAGGAACTCCTGGAGGCCTGGGACGCCGGGCGCGGCCTCGGAGGCGTGCTCGGTCTGGTCGCGGAGATCGACGGGCCGTGGACGGACGAGGAGGCGGTCCGTATCTCGCGGGCCGAGCTCGACGAGCGGTTCGGTGGCGACCCGGACGACGCGGCGGTGGCCGACGCGGTGGAGCTCGGCGTGCTCGAACGGATACCGGGACAGGAGGACATGTTTCTCGTCCCCAGCCCTCAAGAGCTGGCGGTGGCAGCGGAGTTGTACGAGGCGGGCGTCCCTCTGTCGGCGATCTCGGGCCATTTGCGGGAGTTGAGGGGCCAGGTCGAGCACATCGCCTCGCGCTTCCTGGAGTTCACCACCGAGCACGTC of the Streptomyces aurantiacus genome contains:
- a CDS encoding metal-dependent hydrolase, yielding MTEQHAIAPRRVSFDWEETPLHWIPDEPTATHVINVLHLLLPAGKRWFVKVFKEGLPLVTDPELLKDVKGFMGQEATHSVQHSYVLDHLAAQRLDTDAYTKHVEFLFRRILGEAPPLGALIPDREWLRFRLSVIAAIEQFTAVLGDWVLAAQGLDDAGSDEVMLDLLRWHGAEEVEHRAVAFDMYQHCGGEGLPRYARRVAGMAVTAPVMLYMWAWGAAYLIRNDPQLAGRLRYSLGAHNRAVRKGLLPTWKELGSAVPRYLRRSYHPSQEGSMRRAAEYLARSPAARAAVGAIGRAAIA
- a CDS encoding MerR family transcriptional regulator; this encodes MIDESAGVAYRIEDLAHHSGATVRTIRAYQDRGLLPRPERRGRANVYSTAHLARLRQIADLLDRGYTLASIKELLEAWDAGRGLGGVLGLVAEIDGPWTDEEAVRISRAELDERFGGDPDDAAVADAVELGVLERIPGQEDMFLVPSPQELAVAAELYEAGVPLSAISGHLRELRGQVEHIASRFLEFTTEHVFARYLGEHPPTDTDAAEAAELVRRLRPLARQTVDAELARAMRLFAHRQLRRHLGAEQPPAGAEETRTVSVPATTMAAVEGLVGAEQASEFIALAAEREVRARTLDALAANHVQAANIDEPA